GCCATTCTCGCCAGGATCAACAACATCGGCGTGATCGCCGAGCTGGTGGGCGCTTCGGGCCTGATCATCCTGTTCCTGATCCACACCACCCGCAGCCCTGTGACGGTGCTGACGACCACCCAGGGCACCGGCGCAGGCCACGCCTGGGGCTGGTTCGGAGCCCTGTTGATCGGCGCCATCATGCCGCTCTACGTGATGTATGGCTTCGACAGCGCGGGGTCGCTGGCCGAGGAGACCGACGACCCGCGCCGCAAGGCCCCCAAGGCAGTGCTCCAGGCGCTGGCCACGGCCGGCTCCATGGGCTTCCTGCTGATCCTGTTCGGCGCAATGGCGGTGAGTGACAAGGGCTTCGCCGGCATCACGGGCCTGAACGGCCTCACCAGCATCACAACGGACGTCCTTGGCTCGACATGGGGCAAGGTGTTCCTGGCCGACGTGGCCGTGGCCATCTTCGTCTGCTGCCTGGCCATCCACGCAATGTCGGTGCGGATCATGTTCGCGATGGGGCGTGACGACAACCTGCCGGGCGGTTCGCGCCTGGCGCACGTGTCCGGCACACGCAGGGTGCCGGTGTTCCCAGCAGTGCTGGTCGGCGTCATTTCGATCCTCGTCCTGGCCTTCAACATCTACAACCAGTACGCGTTCGAGGTCATCATCGCCCTCGGGATCATCTTCATGTACCTGGCCTACCTGGGCGTGACGATCCCGCTCCTGCAGCAGCGTCTGAACAACAGCTGGCCGTCCAACCTGAGCAGCGCCAGCCTCGGTCTGTTCAAGCTCGGCCGGTGGGCGGTCCTCACCAACGTGCTCGCGATCGTCTACGGCGCGTGCATGGCGGTGAACCTGGCCTGGCCGCGGGACTACTTCTACGGGACGAAGACGTACCAGCAGTACGGGCCGATCATGGGCGTCGCCGTGGTCGTGATCGCAGGGCTCGCCCTGTACTACGGCCGCCAGCAGCACCACGGCAACGTTCTCAACGAGCACCGGGCAGACGTCCCGGCGATTGCCGAGGGCGACTGATCAGCCTCTCCGGGGGGCGGCGTCGGCACCGATGACGCTGCCCCCCGAACAGCTGCGCCGCCTCGTCCGCCGCGACCTGTACGTGGCGGGCGGCGGCGCGTTTGCGGCCATCGCCGCGCTGGCGTTCCTGGTGGCCGGGCGGCTCGGGATCATCTCCGAGCTCACCACCGGCCGGATCGCGGTCGCGCTGGCCGTCGTCGTCGGCGTCGTCTGCTTCTACTGGTGGGCAGCCGGGCCGCGCCAGTACATGCGCGACCGCATCATCGTCCTCACGCCGGTGTTCCTGATCGCCGGCCCGGGGCTGGTCGGCGTGAGCGACCTGGGCGGCGGCGTCGCGGTCGCCATCCTCTCCGGCGCGGTCGGCTTCTCGGCCGCGGCCATGCTGGGCATGGCCTGGTCGTCCCGCCGCAGCTAGCGCACCAAGCGGGGTCAGACCCCTTCTGGTGCACGTATCCTGCGGCCCATGAGCCAGACCTACGTCTACTCCATGTACCGCTGCAACAAGTTCTACGGGCCCGAGCGGCAGGTGCTGCGCGACATCTCGCTGTCGTTCCTGCCGGGGGCGAAGATCGGCGTGCTCGGCCCGAACGGCGCCGGCAAGTCGACGCTCCTGCGGATCATGGCCGGCCTCGACGAGCCGTCCAACGGCGAGGCCCGGATCGCGCCCGGCGCGACCGTCGGCTACCTGCCCCAGGAGCCCGAGCTCGACCCGGCCAAGGACGTGCGCGGCAACGTGGAGGAGGGCGTCGCCGAGAAGCGCGCACTGCTCGACCGCTTCAACGAGATCTCGGCGAAGTTCGCCGAGCCGATGTCCGACGACGAGATGCAGGCGCTGCTCGAGGAGCAGGGCGAGGTGCAGGACCGGATCGACCGCACCGACGCCTGGAGCCTCGACCGCATGCTCGACATCGCGATGGACGCGCTGCGGCTGCCGCCGTCCGACGCCGACGTCACGAACCTCTCCGGCGGCGAGCGCCGCCGCGTCGCCCTGTGCCGGCTGCTGCTCTCCGCGCCCGACCTGCTCCTGCTCGACGAGCCGACCAACCACCTCGACGCCGAGTCGGTCGGCTGGCTCGAGCGGTTCCTGGACGACTACCAGGGCACCGTGCTCGCGGTGACGCACGACCGCTACTTCCTCGACAACGTCGCCGGCTGGATCCTTGAGCTCGACCGCGGCCATGGCATCCCGTTTCAGGGCAACTACTCGTCGTGGCTCGAGCAGAAGCAGGCTCGCCTGGCCGTCGAGGAGAAGCAGGAGTCCGCCCGCCGCCGCACGCTCCAGCGTGAGCTCGAGTGGGTGCGGATGGCGCCCCGCGCCCGCCACGCCAAGAGCCGCGCCCGCGTCACCGCGTAC
This portion of the Gaiellales bacterium genome encodes:
- a CDS encoding APC family permease yields the protein AILARINNIGVIAELVGASGLIILFLIHTTRSPVTVLTTTQGTGAGHAWGWFGALLIGAIMPLYVMYGFDSAGSLAEETDDPRRKAPKAVLQALATAGSMGFLLILFGAMAVSDKGFAGITGLNGLTSITTDVLGSTWGKVFLADVAVAIFVCCLAIHAMSVRIMFAMGRDDNLPGGSRLAHVSGTRRVPVFPAVLVGVISILVLAFNIYNQYAFEVIIALGIIFMYLAYLGVTIPLLQQRLNNSWPSNLSSASLGLFKLGRWAVLTNVLAIVYGACMAVNLAWPRDYFYGTKTYQQYGPIMGVAVVVIAGLALYYGRQQHHGNVLNEHRADVPAIAEGD
- the ettA gene encoding energy-dependent translational throttle protein EttA, translating into MSQTYVYSMYRCNKFYGPERQVLRDISLSFLPGAKIGVLGPNGAGKSTLLRIMAGLDEPSNGEARIAPGATVGYLPQEPELDPAKDVRGNVEEGVAEKRALLDRFNEISAKFAEPMSDDEMQALLEEQGEVQDRIDRTDAWSLDRMLDIAMDALRLPPSDADVTNLSGGERRRVALCRLLLSAPDLLLLDEPTNHLDAESVGWLERFLDDYQGTVLAVTHDRYFLDNVAGWILELDRGHGIPFQGNYSSWLEQKQARLAVEEKQESARRRTLQRELEWVRMAPRARHAKSRARVTAYEQLLADEAAVKLDTVEIHIPAGPRLGDVVVEASGLRKGYGDRLLIDGLDFSLPAGGIVGVIGPNGAGKTTLFRMIAGQEEPDEGELRLGPSVQLAYVDQARADLDPVNTVWKEITGGKDRITVGTREIASRAYVASFNFRGGDQQKRVSDLSGGERNRLHLAKLLRSGGNLLLLDEPTNDLDVDTLRALEEALVSFAGCAVVISHDRWFLDRVATHILAFEGDSEVVWFEGAYDEYEENRRTRLGAEADQPHRIKYKPLVRP